aaaatattcttATGCATATTATACATTCTTCAAATTTAtaaagttatataaatatataatcaatTTTTTTCTACATCATAATATATCTCATATAGTGAAAATTATATGAGATTAACTACATGATCGTGGGTGGTTAACATAATACAAAATATTAATCACATCATGTTTCAAGATTGTTTAAATACATTTATCAATTAGTTGAAAATACATTTTGTCAAGAGTGTTTAAATATATAATCTATTTGAATGTTTATAAAATACAGTTTTATTAAAAAGTAAAATTAgtatttgtaaatattttatttaatcaaatatTTTGTAGGattcttttaagaaaaataatttttttagaagtAATATAATgtacatgaaaaatatatatagagagaggaaGTAATTAAAAACTAGCTTTATATTCCATTATTCTTCCTTTTGTCAtttctaaatttttatttttttatcttacttTATTAGCCTTTcacatagatttttttttttgatgaatcagCAGCAATTCATTACTCCACAAACAATATTACAACCTATAGGCACCTATTTGCATTAAGGCCCGTATACTCTATACAAGAATAGTAACTAGTTATAATAAGTCAAACCATGTCTTATCAACGTGATCTACATGCTTAGGCATAATACAAGTTATCCTAGTTTTAATTTGCCACTTTGCTTCCTGAACTAACAACTTGGGAGATACAATGTTTGATTGCCAGAGCTTGTTGTTCCGAGCCTGCCATAAGTGATAAACCAGCGAGGCAACAGATGCAGCCAAGACTTTCTTCTGAAACTTGCTTCTCTTGGACCTGTCTATCCACCTAAGAAGTCCCTTTAACGATTCTGTATGAGCTTTCCAACCCAGCCAAGTCTTCAATTGTTGTAAGCAATCCTGAGAGAATGAGCGGCCGAAAAACAGATGGACCACTGTTTCTTCTGCTCCATTGCAGAGGATACAAGATGAATCTTCTGATATGTTGAACCTTCGAAGTCTTTCTCTGGTTTTGAGTCTATCCTGTACTGCTATCCAAAGCACAAAGCTATGCTTTGGGATGTTAAACCTGCACCAGACTTCTTTACTCCAATGGAACCTTTCTTGCATCTGATTAAGCATTTTGTAACCTGAGGAAATTTGATAAGTCTTTTGTGTAAAATGCACAGGGTCCATAAGCTGTTTGATTTGATCTTTAAGCACCACTAACTTCCTCCAGTACCAGCTGCTTTGGGGTGGAGCCTTGTAACTCCACCACTCCTCATTCTTTATATACACGTTATGCACCCACTTAACCCATAGATTGTCTTTTTTTGTTGCAATTGACCAGACATTTTTAAACAGAGCTGCTCAGTTCCATTTTGAAATGCTCGTGAATCCTATTCCTCCAGCCTTCTTAGGCTTACAAAGCCTATTCCAGGCCACACTTCCAGACCCAGACATGTTGCTCTGCCCTTTCCAGAGGAAACTTCTACAGATCCTTTCAATTTCAGACATAATTTCCTTAGGTAGAATCATGATTTGATTCCAATAGGcatgaatagatagtagtacagAATGAATCAACGTTGATCTACCTGCAAATGATAAGTTCCTGGTACTCCAACTCTTAATCCTGGCTATCATCTTCTCAACAAGCAATTTGCATTCATCAGCTGAGATTCTCTTGGCACAGATGGGTATACCAAGATACTTAAACGGTATATTACTTCTACTGAATCCTGACACATCAATTACTCTTCGAATTTCCTCCTCACTCATGCCACTACAGTAGATGGCAGATTTTTTGATATTTGGGATCAATCCAGAGGACTTTGAGAATAACTTTAGCCCCTGCAACATTAGATATATGCTCTTGAAATCACCCTTGCAAAACAATAACACATCATCGGCAAAGCTGAGATGGTTAAGCTTTAAGTCCCTGCATCTGTCATGAAACTGAAACTTTCACATAGATATTATTGTAATTATCTTTCATTCATAATATTTGGTGATATATTCGATTTAAATATtacttattttaaataatattattatatgtataagattttggttaattatttatttattttactttaattatttTATGATTGCTATTGCTATTTCtacttatattttattttttaatatttagtaATATATTGGATTTAAGTATTGTTTTCTTGATTAAATAAAAGATAGAAACATTTTACTAATGAATATTtggtttaaaaaaaatgtttcttTAATTAGTTTTTTGGAATGATTCTCATTAGTTTTTTaagtatttaaaataaattttactttaaatttaattcttttaaagtattttacattaaaaaaattatgttttggtcttattattattgtaaaattctttattggctaactttaatttagacaaaatattttaaagctAATGAAGAAAATCAATAGCATGTCCTTATTGATtcatgatttaattatcaaattgaTTCAGCAGATTTTCTATTTATATTTAAACTCCTATAGTTAATTAATTTGGAGATTATCACGAGACGTAGTACAATCTTAGGCTTATATTTTTACATACATGTAGAAGACAATATAAGACATAGTGAAgtgttatatatttgttataataaattattaaaatattcgtttctgaaaataataaaggaaatgAAAAGGTGTCAAGCATGCACACTTACACttcatttattaatattttgacTACAACAAAATTTTTACAGCGAGAAATAAAAAGAGGTCTAATATATAGAAACAGTGATGATTAAATAAGTTAGGAATATTCCCTATTAGTAGAAAGATTCACTATAATTATTTGTCATTTTCCATCCCTTATTATAACTTTATTATTCAACGTTTGCTTGTTTATTTTGCTGAATCTATTCAATGTAATATTTTTAGAGATTTAAgtatttatatcttattttttaaatacaaatttacgtgtctatttttttttaaaattctaatcTTCTACTTATTATATATGTGACACttatttctcattttttttatccATTAAATATTtccattatataaaaaataaaacttttatataaatattattatatgatttttttaaatgttattatatgaaaaatgTGCACAATTTATTATACTTCTTTAGATTGTGTAggcaattaaaaaaataattttcttaaaaaatatttaattttgtttcatCATTTTAGTTCTGACAATTTTTGTTCTTATGATGATATATCTCACTGACTTGTGATGTATTTTGTTTTCTAATTGAATGTACTTTTTTAAAATATGCTcttttaattttatctttttttttcatttgtttttatctattaatttattatgtttataatttACTATATATAAAGGCACgattgttattttcttaataaatTAGAAGGAAATTATAATTTGGGATTAGATATTActtttgttatccccaaaaattggagatcaatgacgtggcaataaaggtgacaagtggcagtgcatggtcaataaaagacatattaatagtcaataaatacattgactcctcagagttgtgataaagtgacccggtagactgacgaagaatttgaactgcttgaaagatgtcataaccaagccaagtgcatcctaggagagctaaggagagtgcatcctaggagatcccaagggtgtggtccgaggagagctaaggagagtgcatcctaggagagctaaggagagtgcatcctaggagagcccaAGGATgtgatccgaggagagcccaagggactttggtcctaggagaccccaaggatttggtccgaggagaccccaagagagtggtcctgggagaccccaagagagtggtcctaggagaccccaaggatgtggtccgaggagagcccaagaatttggtctttatgcgtatgtccaacaagtgcatggttgtccaaataaagaaatggcatgctagaggagagtgccatgttagaggagagaagtgcatgtcctaccaccatgcacatgtccgaccagcaaatgtttgtcctaccaaCAAGTGtgtgtcctaccaccatgcacatgtccgaccagcacttgcatgagtggtcagtaggagaggtggatcaactagctagaggagcactaagtcaagattcccagaaacagcttcaacaagatacgcgggaatctctcattcttcccacaaatggggggttttgttacattttgaatgttttttgtaatttaaatgtaataaatataataaaatatctcgattctaggggatatcagatgtatgaccctaagcatataaatagagggcttatgggattagagaggggcttctgcttcttctttctagagagagaaaatttgggtctgagtattctagagagagaaagtgccgGTATTTGAAaagattcttgtatttttgcaatctgtactgaagaaacttaattggctcagtccatctgatcttgagtacagatctataatcacaactctaagtggattaggctattaccgactgatcggggctgaaccactataaaaatcttgtgtgttatttacttttcatgattaaactgtctgtgttatttaaattctcttgaagtttgtcgtatttgacgttctcacgtcgttggctaaaaaacacagtcaacaactTTCATGTTTCATTCTTAAATTTTTAATCTACAATCTCAGTTATTAATGATGTATATTATTAAACAAACTTTACATTTATTATGCAGTATTTTTTAAGTTTGACtttgtttattataattttttatataatatgaatattaAATTACAAATAacctaataaaataaattactaaTTTATTATAAAGTGAGGTATATACATTTTGAGTAATATACTCTGTAATTAGTATAAGTAATACACTAATAATAAGAGatggataaataaataaaatcaataataacatgaaaaaattgtaataattgaattggtaattatttatttagataattactcattttatttgttataatttttcattttaaaaaattgaattaaaattaaattaatataatctaaacaaataaaaatgacaattttttttacaaaaatgttgaaaaaataatagttaacaaaaatatttttttttaaattaccggGTAAGCACGTACCTATTAactagtatttatatatatatatatgtcaacttCAATCAATCACTGTCTCTTATATATAATAAATCTACATAACTTCAACTACAATCAATCAATGtctcttttatataatataaccactttttattacaattaaatgatattttaattaatttagtcaaaagtttaactaattaaaatttagatattagtttaaaaaaaaactaaatttttcacACGTGCCCACCTAGAATTAAAATTATAGGAATATGAGCCTTCTTAAGTTTAGGTTattagagcactcccaatggatgAGGTAAAATGTCAAATTCTTTATAATACagagaaaaaattattaaataatcttCCAATGgatgatgtaaagttatatttatttacctaaatgaatagtatttctctatatgtagtgaaacactattcatcaagctataaattttttattatttttttataaacttttgtatatatatgagtgtggtactattatatttaattattttatttcttaaaatgaataaaatatttttaaaaaatatgatatttaaatgatgtagagaaaaaataaagaaattgatgtatggtataatgtaaaagtttgaggtaaattataaaaaaaaatagttttggaggtgtattttgtaatatacatataaagcattaaaattaaaaaaatacactcaaatctgttttttttttttaataaatactaaaaacatatttttttctttttcattattaatctGATTTTTCTAAAACTATACAacttcttttgtttttttaacacaataatataactataatacaaaatatcacacacatacatatatatatattaatcattCACAATCATTCACGTGCATAAACTACCTCTTGGAGCTGTTCTGCCTATTGCCGAGAGATTGGAGCTGCTCAACCACTTTGGTGGGCCTGTTTATAGAGAGAGAGACCGAGATAGAGAGAAAGAAATACAGAGacccattaaaaaaaatagagagaaaccgagatagagagaaagaaagagagaggattATCTTACCTTGAGAAAGGAGTGGACAACAGCAGCAAGGCTTGGGCTGGTCGGAGGGAACACGTACAGGGCTGGGCTGGTCGGAGGGAGAActagagagaagagaagaagaaagagagaaaaaaaaaggaagaagggGCTCGACCGTTGGGTAAATCGCTATGACTTTTGGCGGCgcatttcgttgcgccggcaaaagtctaaaaatCTGCCGGAAAAAGTCATTAATAAAACCCTAGGACAAAACGGCGCTGTTTTAATTAGTCCGACTTTTGCTGctgcaacgaaacgcgccggcaaaagtctaaccACCTACTTTCTTGAAAACGTGCACAAATTTAAAATGTACGTTTGACTTTTGCCAGCGCATTAGGTGAAATGCGCCGCCAAAATTGTatggtatttttttaaaaaaaatttatacttTGCTGGCGCAATTCGAGGTTGCGCCGGCAAAGGTTACTTTTGCCGACGCAACctcgaattgcgccggcaaaaggcCTTGTTTTTGCCGTTTGCCGGCGTCATTCACTAAATGCGCCGGTAAAAGTCTTTTTTTCCGTTGCAATTCCGAATTGCGTTGGCAAAAGCCTTCTTTCTTGTAGTGTAGGTCTCCTAATTTTATTTTGTATCAGATAAGtcattttaattagaaaattatttacaaaatgcGAAACAATAAAAGGGATTTATAGCCTGTTGACGAcgttttttgtcaactaaaaACAAGAGCAATTAAGCAAGTATAATTCAGAAAGAAAAGAACAACATAGatgtttacgtggttcagtaattaaaatctgcctacatccacgagtcacttttattgaggTCTGTGTTTAAGCTTTTAGAGCAATTTCATAGAGCGTTTTCTTGTACAAAATAGTGTATGTGTACAAATGACTAATCAcagactatttatagacctggttacaaTAATCATCCTTTAATATTAGGAATATTGTGTTACCCATATCAGGTTTTAATTGGAACAACAAATCTCGTAGATTAAATACAATCAATCAAATTTATTGTAAATAAATATCATTATACAATAGGGTTGATTATACGATTTGAAATAAATCCCCCGATTATAGGAATTTCCTGACAGCATCTCCGTGTAGTGATTTAACGTGTCTTTGAGCTTGAATACTGCTCCTAACGTGCTTTCGAGATCACTCATATCCTCGAGCTCACCATTCCAGTTGTCGCCACCTCCTTACTTGATCAGTCTATCAAACTCATCTATTGGAGGAGGCTAATGCCTTCGAGCTACAACTCATGCTCGAGCGTTGATGAAATAACTCTAGAACTTCATGAAAATTTGTAAAATTATAATGTTAATACTTATTATTtctgagcttacactttacgagcatACATTTAAGGTTTTTTATTTATTCTCAAAAATTGAGTGTAACATTTTATCCCCTCAAAAGTGTAGGTTCAAAGCATataagaaggaaacttttgaatttCACTTTTGGAAAACGTGCCCACCTATTACACTCGAGTGCAGACACGTGTCAACATGAGATTTAATATTAAGAGTACTTGAGTATTCTTTCCCTGCACACGTTCTTTCCTATTCCCTTTTTTGTCGTCAGTTTTTGAAATTAAATGTGGTCCATCATATCACATTTTAATCCATGCCAAAGGCTCGTATTAACCCCCTCATGCCACCCTTTTGCCTATTTAAACTCCCATTCATCTTCTCCAACTTCGCTTTTACTCTCTCAACTTTCAGAAGAAAAAACACGAACCAGAGCTCTCAAACCTtcgcatgttctccaagccaaagaaacaaagtaaTCTTAGTTTGTTTGGCTCCATCAGATCGATCCTGCTTCCAATCGATAATCTTTTCCTTCTCAAGATCAATTTTgtgtatgtaacgccctggatagccaagaccgctacactgtgtacttataaaggtgcaagacttgctaatcaagtcattaatttaaaatcgtgtcactaaacatgtatgagctagggttaaaaggttttggtctccaaagtttcattttatataagtaagtagttatatacacgggatcccaaaagaaacagagtttaaaagttggattacagattCCCAAAATAATATAAgcaactgtcagccatactaaggcaaaatagacaatctctggGTCACGCGTCTCTgcttaaacctcaaccgtggcgactgagcaactggccatgtacattccacccaccgagctctccaaatcaaggctaatcaagcttgcccttgcctttacctgcaccacgtagcacccgtgagccaaggcccagcaagaaaacatgatatgtAACATAACCAATAATAAtagatagtaaattcactaagcatgaactttcACCAAATAATCCACACTTAACACTCAGCATATATTCAAAATCATGGATACAATCAATCACTTAtaatactcatatcacataataatcagggccgacaacataggccgcaccccctgtttactccactgactccggcccgcttaaaccgagctcagtgcatattaagttgtccttggctaccagtggccaagtcgcgccttgtgcgctagtgtaacccttggcacccttaggtcgttggttcactaattaccttgcatggcataataccatctattcaagcatacacaatagggaacccttagtcccatcacatatattcaaccaggtgcagttctcttacctttaatcCTTACGGTTTTggattacgagcgacgctcctcaggcacgatccgttcccgagcctaagcctttatcacctagtcacaaccaaggtaaaggataccatcaaaaaacttaaatgagcttccagacAAAGTTTTAATCTCTGGAACATTgaatttcaccaaacatggtaaaagattcaatcccgagcaccctaggttaaattcccaagcctggaatctcaaaatcccaaaatcccttaagggccgcggcattagccATCCATGCCACAACATGGCCCCAATCAGAGACCacccaatgcccaaaaacaggtaagggtcgcggccctacttagaccatgccgcggcccgccctccttcctcagcatccatcagcttcgaagggccgcggctcaccaagaactatgctgcggcccgaccccttcgaacccagaaaaaccaccatttttaactcccaaacctcatgcaaactcactcaaaaccaccccaaatccacaactcaattatccaaaaacttcccacaagattccaacaacacaacccagctgaatcctaggctagaaacccatagaaaaacccatttcaattactgaaactttctaacccaagaactcaaaactcagccatgccaaactcgaatttaagcctctaaatcacaAATTATAACTTACCTCCTCAGTTGAACTCcttttctaagcagaatccctgttaattcccaagttttccagctccaattcaaccttaacatcaatatcacaatcatctcattactcagtcaaaaactcaaagtttctaacttcaaaacacagtttacTTCTTACCTTAGCCATATTAATTGTTCCCTGAATAATCTCTGAGCTTAGCTTTAAATCCTCACTGAATTCCCAGCATAAAATCCCAGAAATTCTCTGTTTTTCCTTTCCTTATGCTTTCCTTGAGAGAAAGGAAAGAAGAGCTGAGAAGAAAGTCTAAGTCGATTTATTTCTTCTGTCTACAACTTTCTATTTTTAGTAAGTTATCCTTATCACTTAGAtcaacctaaggctcggggtgccggaaacgtccccgagggcaaaacggtaaaattccccaatattctcgcctagacttcctaacctcaaatatatctccatatatttatttttataacccgatagtctaaataaatacccgatacctaaaataccccagacttatccaaagtcaactattaagccacgttgtgactttccccgctatctagctccctaggatcgcctcaggtcgcacgctacagatttacccacataataatgtggttctcacatttataaCATTTATTCACAATTcaacattcatataatcacataggcaTTCTTAACATATACTCATGTACTAAACCAGTAAATTCACacataagtcaattatgccctcccggcacactaatcaaggcccttaagccatattagtgattttgggccGTTACAGTGTAAGTTCTTGAACCTTGCATTTTCTCTAAATAACGTACTTTTCATCTTCATGCACGAGGAAAAACtttctttgtttttgttgttggaaaaacttatacaagatcttgtttatcttcatgtaaatcttataataaacatattaatataagaaaacctataacgtatttttaaaattgaattcatacagagataatgataagaacacttacattactgtgcagcggaatgattgagttattcattcaatttctctaacccttgtatcctttctatcggagggtatcaccaagaaactgaaccgttcttcaattttcttcacagccttccaaagtatctttagaatcacctagactagagtggacaattctcaacacatgaaatagatacaagtagaagaagaatagaagagaaaaattgaggcttagaaaaagacatATGcgatagagagaatctaaaacctaaagcatcaagactagatcttTTGATTTTCTGCTAGATAGTCTTTCTGTAATCTCAAAACATATGTTTTTAAACTCTCACTTAGGATTTCTTTTATAAGCTCagttaggtcatttattttaatgaaaaaatcaataaaataatagataatatcagcctaatagttgaaattatcatgagctttaggcccatgaaatttctcatttaattataagcccattggacttaaaatcaatgcctgaattattaataattgatttaattaattaaataattatttaaatcatttatcaaattaattatttataatttaaacatcgattcaaacttatttattaatatagatattaatttatcttaattaataaatctaccatattttttcttttcttttctaaattgcataactctgtgaaactatccaaaattgacctagtcaactttgataattaaatcaattaattgtgactatctagatgattttatccaaggtacagtggggaccatgggcgtatgaaatcaaactccaataagttatcataaatttaataaataaatttactaacttattaattcttcgtgactccactaaagactcagaattgcaccattgaattcatagaacgctctataacaaatatagatacgttattaattatccattgctacaaccataattgtcacgcaatcttctatagacggtctacaatgagatgggactaaaaatactgttttacccctcattttattttatccttaaaacacttagtttattgtaaataatatttcagtaaactaatattaattactgaaatgagatctctatcatttagcacattgaaccaaactaaaaggaaaccatcgtttcacttcttcatcagaagctataaatgtccatatctatgattaacactcccacttaattatattattgagttcccaagatgtaagtatgggctagccTGTCTGGTacgctggtaacgaacaagtcaaagaacccAAATATTACAATCtgttagaatattaaccactcagaattgagattgaattgacctatggtcaattatatgatatgattagaatagacaattgttgacgcggttcttcgccaacaggtaattaagaaaaaagagaaagggattagtgcctaggttgaaccgaaatagacaaatgatcttagaaatgaaatggtgactca
The genomic region above belongs to Humulus lupulus chromosome 1, drHumLupu1.1, whole genome shotgun sequence and contains:
- the LOC133815037 gene encoding uncharacterized protein LOC133815037, which produces MDPVHFTQKTYQISSGYKMLNQMQERFHWSKEVWCRFNIPKHSFVLWIAVQDRLKTRERLRRFNISEDSSCILCNGAEETVVHLFFGRSFSQDCLQQLKTWLGWKAHTESLKGLLRWIDRSKRSKFQKKVLAASVASLVYHLWQARNNKLWQSNIVSPKLLVQEAKWQIKTRITCIMPKHVDHVDKTWFDLL